A genomic region of Arachis stenosperma cultivar V10309 chromosome 9, arast.V10309.gnm1.PFL2, whole genome shotgun sequence contains the following coding sequences:
- the LOC130951608 gene encoding cell number regulator 2-like, which produces MYNGEGKTAQSPFSSASTGAWTTGLCGCFEDPGNCCMTCCCPCVTFGQNAEVVDKGRSSCAFAGMIFYLLSYVGCGCVYSYTYRSKLRGLYSLPEEPCMDFFVHCFCGSCAICQEYRELKNRGLDPSLGWTANEERLNRGNQVAPHVHPAMTR; this is translated from the exons atgtataatggtgaagGAAAGACAGCACAATCACCATTCAGCTCTGCATCCACTGGAGCATGGACAACAGGGTTATGTGGTTGCTTTGAAGACCCTGGAAATT GCTGTATGACCTGCTGCTGTCCATGTGTCACCTTTGGTCAGAATGCTGAAGTTGTAGACAAAGGAAGATCAT CTTGTGCATTTGCTGGAATGATCTTCTATCTGCTTTCATACGTGGGATGTGGATGCGTATATTCTTACACATACAGAAGCAAGCTAAGAGGACTCTACTCTTTGCCAGAAGAACCATGCATGGACTTTTTTGTTCACTGCTTTTGTGGTTCTTGTGCTATTTGCCAAGAGTATAGAGAACTCAAAAACCGTGGACTTGACCCTTCATTAG GTTGGACCGCCAATGAGGAAAGATTGAACAGAGGCAACCAAGTGGCTCCACATGTTCATCCCGCCATGACTCGTTAA